The following are from one region of the Stigmatella ashevillena genome:
- a CDS encoding GNAT family N-acetyltransferase: protein MSTDEVLESNVQFHKAWEFFARSCPKGEVIRSPEVLIAACNVPWSIMNIAFQPASGGTEAALGHALDEAAHYFTPRQRAWMFAISWDWLTPEVRERAAAVCAGRGLTLAMESIGMVTERLAPPTRSLPALDLRFITDAEGSRHVADIHAAAYGAPVDTARQSMAIPAMFQGECRGYLGYEKGQYVASAAVVKQGDVAYVAYVATRPEFRSKGYAEALIRQALKDAQRLWGLERTGLHATLSGYPVYLRLGYREATRFGLYAPGSPGR, encoded by the coding sequence ATGTCCACCGATGAGGTCCTCGAGTCCAATGTCCAGTTCCACAAGGCCTGGGAGTTCTTCGCGCGCAGCTGCCCGAAGGGGGAAGTCATCCGGTCTCCCGAGGTGCTCATCGCCGCGTGCAATGTGCCCTGGTCCATCATGAACATCGCGTTCCAGCCAGCCTCGGGGGGGACGGAGGCGGCCCTGGGACACGCCCTGGACGAGGCGGCCCACTACTTCACACCGCGCCAGCGCGCGTGGATGTTCGCGATCTCGTGGGATTGGCTGACGCCGGAGGTGCGCGAGCGGGCCGCCGCGGTGTGCGCCGGACGCGGACTGACGCTGGCCATGGAGTCCATTGGCATGGTGACCGAGCGCCTCGCGCCCCCCACCCGGTCCTTGCCCGCGCTGGACCTGCGGTTCATCACCGATGCCGAAGGCTCCCGGCACGTCGCCGACATTCATGCGGCGGCCTACGGCGCGCCCGTGGACACGGCCCGGCAGTCCATGGCCATCCCCGCCATGTTCCAGGGAGAGTGCCGGGGATACCTCGGCTACGAGAAGGGACAGTACGTGGCCTCGGCCGCCGTGGTGAAACAGGGGGACGTGGCCTATGTGGCCTATGTGGCCACGCGGCCCGAGTTCCGCAGCAAGGGGTACGCGGAGGCCCTCATTCGTCAGGCGCTCAAGGATGCCCAGCGGCTCTGGGGCCTGGAGAGGACAGGGTTGCATGCGACCCTGTCGGGGTATCCCGTGTACCTGCGCCTGGGCTACCGGGAGGCGACGCGCTTCGGCCTGTACGCACCTGGAAGTCCGGGGCGCTAG
- the bglX gene encoding beta-glucosidase BglX codes for MKDPDQGSRPGRKAYGSAKSGVGLPLALVLGACAGTPLPPPPAPEPARVEASARGPSNAQLAGAALEGRVERLLRRMTLEEKAGQLAQYSQGVPTGPGTGREGHEEMARAGAVGAFLNVVGARETNRLQRIAVEQSRLQIPLLFGFDVIHGHRTLFPVPLAMASSFNPALVEQAMRLAGAEAAADGVRWVFSPMVDIARDARWGRIVEGSGEDPYLGAALAQAYVRGYQGPSLAEPSAVAASVKHFAAYGAAEAGRDYHAVDLSDVSLRQVYLRPYQAAVEAGAATVMTSFNTLNGVPATANPYLLTDILRKEWGFHGFVVSDWNAIQELVNHGTALSGAAAARQALAAGVEMDMEAHLYGPELPALVRAGKLSEAQVDEAVRRVLRVKFALGLFEKPYADETAVPTEVTPEKRALARRVAEESIVLLKNEGPVLPLGAAVRKVALVGPLADSGVDMMGPWAGRGDAREHVTLRAALERRLKGGLVYAKGTDFLSRSTQGFEEAVRAAASADVVIAALGEEAWSMTGEAASRTSLGLPGNQEQLLAALAATGKPLVVVLFNGHPLTLQGVQARAQAIVEAWYPGIEAGNALANLLWGDVNFSARLPVSLPRSVGQVPLYYNALGTGRPAGAADLTRPPSGTADKYISRYIDEQNTPLYPFGYGLSYTTFGFSAPTLSAKGLKAREVSRQGLEALRVTAEVRNTGPVEGTVVAQLYVRVRGASLAQPVRQLAGFARVRLAPGEAREVVFPLGFHELSFLNSRSERGVEPGTHYDVWVGDSSEAKAHVEFMME; via the coding sequence ATGAAGGACCCAGACCAGGGGAGTCGTCCGGGGCGAAAGGCATACGGGAGCGCGAAGTCCGGTGTGGGGCTGCCGCTCGCGCTCGTTCTGGGCGCCTGCGCGGGCACGCCCCTGCCGCCACCCCCCGCGCCGGAGCCCGCGCGCGTGGAGGCCTCTGCGCGGGGGCCGTCCAACGCCCAACTGGCGGGGGCCGCGCTGGAGGGCCGGGTGGAGCGGCTGTTGCGGCGGATGACGCTGGAGGAGAAGGCGGGGCAGCTCGCCCAGTACTCCCAGGGCGTGCCCACGGGGCCGGGCACCGGGCGCGAAGGCCACGAGGAGATGGCGCGCGCCGGCGCGGTGGGCGCGTTCTTGAATGTCGTGGGCGCGCGGGAGACCAATCGCTTGCAGCGCATCGCGGTGGAGCAGAGCCGCCTCCAGATTCCCTTGTTGTTTGGCTTTGATGTGATTCACGGCCACCGCACGCTCTTTCCCGTGCCGCTGGCGATGGCGTCGAGCTTCAACCCGGCGCTGGTGGAGCAGGCCATGCGTCTGGCCGGGGCGGAGGCCGCCGCGGACGGGGTCCGGTGGGTGTTCTCGCCCATGGTGGACATCGCGCGGGATGCCCGCTGGGGCCGCATCGTGGAGGGCTCGGGAGAGGACCCGTACCTGGGGGCCGCCCTGGCGCAGGCCTATGTGCGGGGTTACCAAGGGCCGTCGCTGGCCGAGCCCAGCGCGGTGGCGGCCTCGGTGAAGCACTTCGCCGCCTATGGCGCGGCGGAGGCGGGGCGGGACTACCACGCGGTGGACCTGTCGGACGTGAGCCTCCGGCAGGTGTATCTGCGGCCCTACCAGGCCGCCGTCGAGGCAGGGGCGGCGACGGTGATGACGTCCTTCAACACGCTCAACGGGGTGCCCGCCACGGCCAACCCGTACCTCCTCACGGACATCCTCCGCAAGGAGTGGGGCTTCCATGGCTTCGTGGTCAGTGACTGGAATGCCATCCAGGAGCTGGTGAACCATGGCACCGCGCTGAGCGGCGCGGCGGCGGCCCGACAGGCATTGGCGGCCGGGGTCGAGATGGACATGGAGGCGCACCTCTATGGCCCGGAGCTTCCCGCGCTGGTGCGCGCCGGGAAGCTGAGCGAGGCGCAGGTGGACGAGGCGGTGCGCCGCGTGCTGCGTGTCAAGTTCGCGCTGGGGTTGTTCGAGAAGCCCTATGCGGACGAGACGGCCGTGCCCACCGAAGTCACGCCGGAGAAGCGCGCGCTGGCCCGGCGCGTGGCCGAGGAGTCCATCGTCCTGCTGAAGAATGAGGGCCCCGTGTTGCCGCTCGGCGCCGCGGTCCGCAAGGTGGCCCTCGTCGGTCCGCTGGCGGACTCGGGCGTGGACATGATGGGGCCCTGGGCGGGCCGGGGGGACGCCCGGGAGCACGTGACGCTGCGGGCCGCGCTGGAGCGCCGGCTGAAGGGCGGACTGGTCTACGCGAAGGGGACGGACTTCCTCTCGCGGAGCACCCAGGGCTTCGAGGAGGCGGTGCGGGCCGCGGCCTCCGCGGACGTGGTGATTGCCGCCCTGGGCGAGGAGGCGTGGAGCATGACGGGGGAGGCCGCCTCGAGGACGTCGCTCGGGCTGCCCGGCAACCAGGAGCAGTTGCTCGCGGCGCTGGCGGCCACCGGCAAGCCCCTCGTCGTGGTCCTGTTCAACGGCCACCCGCTCACGCTTCAGGGAGTGCAGGCGCGGGCCCAGGCCATCGTGGAAGCGTGGTACCCGGGAATCGAAGCCGGCAATGCCCTGGCGAACCTCTTGTGGGGAGACGTCAACTTCAGCGCCCGCCTGCCCGTGTCGCTGCCGCGCAGCGTGGGGCAGGTGCCGCTCTATTACAACGCGCTCGGCACGGGGCGCCCGGCGGGGGCCGCGGACCTGACGCGCCCGCCCTCGGGAACGGCGGACAAGTACATCTCCCGCTACATCGACGAGCAGAACACGCCGCTTTATCCGTTTGGGTATGGCCTCTCGTACACCACCTTCGGCTTTTCCGCGCCCACGCTGAGCGCGAAAGGGCTGAAGGCCCGCGAGGTCTCGCGGCAAGGCCTGGAGGCCCTCCGGGTGACAGCCGAGGTGCGCAACACGGGCCCGGTGGAGGGGACGGTGGTGGCGCAACTCTACGTGAGGGTGAGGGGCGCGAGCCTCGCGCAGCCCGTGCGCCAACTCGCGGGCTTCGCGCGGGTGCGGCTGGCGCCCGGGGAAGCCCGGGAGGTGGTGTTTCCGCTGGGCTTCCATGAGCTGTCATTCCTCAATTCCCGCTCGGAGCGCGGGGTGGAGCCGGGCACCCACTATGATGTCTGGGTGGGCGACAGCTCCGAGGCAAAGGCACATGTCGAGTTCATGATGGAGTGA
- a CDS encoding SusC/RagA family TonB-linked outer membrane protein, with product MKRVLISGCALALLTSEAVAQDVTQPVQTPAPAATPAPEPPPAAPRAPETRTVQGRAVDKDSGDGLPLVRVIIKGTTQGVETDLEGRFSLPVPPGPVVLDISSQDYKPRDVLVGPNQASVTIALEASFVEELVVVGRASEVARKNLANSVATVNTEELNRAPASTVDQALQGKVAGANIQSNSGAPGGGIQMRMRGVSTINGQSAPLYVIDGVLVSDVAVASGIFAITESTGGSNPNPTQDNQVNRIADINPNDIESIEVLKGASAAAIYGSKASNGVVIINTKRGKAGQDLRVDVTQRFGVYTLANTLGSRRYHSVDEAVGRYGEVAREYYQDGRVFDHEKQLSGRRDLSTETVASLSGAAGETRYFASALIKNDEGIIANTGYEKQSFRLNLGQKFGERIDVNAAANVVHSLGQRGLTNNDNTLITYYMALSPTPSFFDLRGDSQNKFPDNPFLSSLSNPLQTAALVNNDEDVWRVIASGDASLSAYKNAASELKVLANFGVDRFQQKNEVLFPPELAFEPQDGLLGSSLFGTTESLNLNGGLNLVHNYRPASGGINATTSAGVQLEERSLDSMYVVTKNLIASQPNVDSGTNVSLRQERQLVRDRGYYLQEEMILLDERLTLVGAVRGEQSSNNGDPGKLFFYPKLATAYRVPSFLPKMDEFKVRLAYGETGNQPLYAQKFTALSASNNIQGSPGVIGTGIAGDPNIQPERQREVEAGVDALFFGGDVVAEFSVYQRTISDLLLQRSLAPSTGFANQFFNGGSLRNRGVEVMLQVRPFSDEQFEWVSNTTFALNRSKVTNLPVPGFYAGGFGTSLGAFRIDQGKSATQIVGNVVDANGVTSVVKLGDTEPTFRVGFANNFRFGGGFSLAFLVDWQQGSDIINLTRFLYDDAKNSVDYVGAGEKRQADWKSNAGVYIEDATFVKLREVTLSYQLPTQWVSQIPKVKSARLSLSGRNLLTFTNYSGLDPEVSNFGNQAIARNIDIAPFPPSRSFWTSIDVGF from the coding sequence ATGAAACGGGTGTTGATTTCGGGGTGCGCGCTAGCGCTCCTCACATCCGAAGCCGTGGCCCAAGATGTCACCCAGCCGGTGCAAACACCTGCACCGGCGGCCACTCCCGCTCCCGAACCCCCCCCCGCAGCCCCCCGAGCTCCCGAGACGCGCACCGTCCAGGGCCGGGCGGTCGACAAGGACTCCGGAGACGGGTTGCCCCTGGTCCGAGTCATCATCAAGGGCACAACCCAGGGAGTCGAGACGGATCTGGAAGGCCGCTTCTCGCTGCCCGTCCCCCCGGGTCCGGTGGTGCTGGACATCTCCAGCCAGGACTACAAGCCGCGGGATGTGCTGGTGGGCCCCAACCAGGCCTCCGTCACCATCGCGCTGGAGGCCAGCTTCGTGGAGGAGCTGGTCGTCGTGGGCCGGGCCAGCGAGGTGGCCCGCAAGAACCTGGCCAACTCCGTGGCCACGGTGAACACCGAGGAGCTCAACCGCGCGCCAGCCTCCACGGTGGACCAGGCGCTCCAGGGCAAGGTGGCCGGCGCCAACATCCAGTCCAACTCGGGCGCGCCCGGCGGCGGCATCCAGATGCGCATGCGCGGCGTGTCCACCATCAATGGCCAGTCGGCGCCCCTGTACGTGATTGACGGCGTGCTCGTCAGCGACGTGGCGGTGGCCTCCGGCATCTTCGCCATCACCGAGTCCACGGGCGGCTCCAACCCCAACCCCACCCAGGACAACCAGGTCAACCGCATCGCGGACATCAACCCCAACGACATCGAGAGCATCGAGGTCCTCAAGGGCGCGTCCGCCGCGGCCATCTACGGCTCCAAGGCCAGCAACGGCGTCGTCATCATCAACACCAAGCGCGGCAAGGCGGGCCAGGACCTGCGCGTGGATGTCACCCAGCGCTTTGGCGTCTACACGCTGGCCAACACGCTCGGCTCCCGGCGCTACCACTCCGTGGACGAGGCCGTGGGCCGCTATGGCGAGGTGGCGCGCGAGTACTACCAGGATGGGCGCGTCTTCGATCACGAGAAGCAGCTGTCGGGCCGGAGGGATTTGTCCACCGAGACGGTGGCGAGCCTCAGCGGCGCCGCCGGAGAAACGCGCTACTTTGCCTCGGCCCTCATCAAGAATGACGAGGGCATCATCGCCAACACCGGCTACGAGAAACAGTCCTTCCGCCTCAACCTGGGGCAGAAGTTCGGTGAGCGGATCGACGTGAACGCCGCGGCCAACGTCGTCCACTCGCTGGGCCAGCGCGGCCTCACCAACAACGACAACACCCTCATCACCTATTACATGGCGTTGTCGCCCACCCCCTCGTTCTTCGACCTGCGGGGAGACAGCCAGAACAAGTTCCCCGACAACCCCTTCCTCAGCAGCCTCTCCAACCCGCTGCAGACCGCGGCGCTGGTGAACAACGACGAGGACGTGTGGCGTGTCATCGCCTCCGGTGATGCCTCCCTGAGCGCGTACAAGAACGCGGCCAGCGAGCTGAAGGTGCTCGCCAACTTCGGCGTGGACCGCTTCCAGCAGAAGAACGAGGTGCTCTTCCCGCCCGAGCTCGCCTTCGAGCCGCAGGACGGCCTGCTGGGCAGCTCCCTGTTCGGCACCACCGAGTCGCTCAACCTGAACGGCGGCCTCAACCTGGTGCACAACTACCGCCCCGCCTCGGGCGGCATCAACGCCACCACCTCCGCGGGCGTGCAGCTCGAGGAGCGGTCCCTGGACTCGATGTACGTGGTGACCAAGAACCTCATCGCCAGCCAGCCCAACGTGGACTCGGGCACCAACGTCAGCCTCCGCCAGGAGCGCCAGCTGGTGCGAGATCGCGGCTACTACCTCCAGGAGGAGATGATCCTCCTGGACGAGCGGCTGACGCTGGTGGGCGCCGTGCGCGGCGAGCAGAGCAGCAACAACGGCGACCCCGGCAAGCTGTTCTTCTACCCGAAGCTGGCCACCGCCTACCGCGTGCCCAGCTTCCTGCCCAAGATGGACGAGTTCAAGGTGCGCCTGGCCTACGGCGAGACAGGCAACCAGCCGCTCTACGCGCAGAAGTTCACCGCGCTCTCGGCCAGCAACAACATCCAGGGCAGCCCCGGCGTCATCGGCACCGGCATCGCGGGAGACCCGAACATCCAGCCCGAGCGCCAGCGCGAGGTGGAGGCCGGTGTGGACGCGCTGTTCTTCGGCGGTGACGTGGTGGCGGAGTTCAGCGTCTACCAGCGCACCATCAGCGACCTGCTCCTGCAGCGCTCGCTGGCGCCGTCCACGGGCTTCGCCAACCAGTTCTTCAACGGCGGCTCGCTGCGCAACCGCGGCGTGGAGGTGATGCTCCAGGTCCGGCCCTTCAGCGACGAGCAGTTCGAGTGGGTCTCCAACACCACCTTCGCCCTCAACCGCAGCAAGGTGACGAACCTGCCCGTGCCGGGCTTCTACGCGGGCGGCTTCGGCACCAGCCTGGGCGCCTTCCGCATCGATCAGGGGAAGAGCGCCACCCAGATCGTCGGCAACGTGGTGGACGCCAACGGCGTCACGAGCGTCGTCAAGCTGGGCGACACGGAGCCGACCTTCCGCGTGGGCTTCGCCAACAACTTCCGGTTCGGGGGCGGCTTCTCGCTGGCCTTCCTCGTGGACTGGCAGCAGGGCAGCGACATCATCAACCTGACGCGCTTCCTGTATGACGATGCCAAGAACTCGGTGGACTATGTGGGTGCCGGCGAGAAGCGGCAGGCGGACTGGAAGAGCAACGCCGGGGTCTACATCGAGGACGCCACGTTCGTGAAGCTGCGCGAGGTGACGCTCTCCTACCAGTTGCCCACGCAGTGGGTCTCCCAGATTCCCAAGGTCAAGTCCGCCCGGCTGAGCCTGAGCGGCCGCAACCTGCTCACCTTCACCAACTACTCGGGGTTGGATCCGGAAGTCAGCAACTTCGGCAACCAGGCCATCGCCCGCAACATCGACATCGCCCCCTTCCCGCCCAGCCGCAGCTTCTGGACGTCCATCGACGTGGGGTTCTAA
- a CDS encoding RagB/SusD family nutrient uptake outer membrane protein encodes MRNPFLKKQVLVTLCASLTLGGCSLDVGDLNNPGLDSIRETPTPAGVFSVATGLLIGNRAGVSAQNGYVAQLGILGRESFTLDPADPRYVTEMVRSTLNPGSPAFGGSNWNAPYANIRNANTLLTMLDKVSGMTDAQKEATRGFAKTIQAIDFLVAINTRDENGAPIDVGGDITQLAPIEPKAVVFTHIATLLDEAKVHLTAGGTTFPFPLSSGYDGFDTPPDFIAFNRAIKARVEVYRGNFTSALTALDESFLDLAQPLELGVYHTYSTSSGDATNALFSNGNIIANPLIVTEAENQLTGGIDDRVAQKIGTLEKEVKYDDAIRSTYEFILYDSASAPVPIIRNEELILLRAEANIGLGNIPTAAEDLNFIRVTSGGLSAREDITAANALDELLRQKRYSLLFEGGHRWIDLRRYNRLETIATPDSVINSAFPLPSPETDARK; translated from the coding sequence TTGCGGAATCCATTTCTGAAGAAGCAAGTCCTCGTCACGCTGTGCGCTTCGCTGACCCTGGGGGGCTGCAGCCTCGACGTGGGAGACCTGAACAACCCCGGCCTGGATTCCATCCGGGAGACGCCCACCCCCGCGGGCGTCTTCTCGGTGGCCACGGGCCTGCTCATCGGCAACCGCGCGGGCGTCTCCGCCCAGAACGGCTACGTGGCGCAGCTGGGCATCCTCGGCCGTGAGTCGTTCACGCTGGACCCCGCGGACCCGCGCTACGTCACCGAGATGGTGCGCAGCACGCTCAATCCGGGCAGCCCCGCGTTCGGCGGCAGCAACTGGAACGCCCCCTACGCCAACATCCGCAACGCCAACACGCTGTTGACGATGCTGGACAAGGTCTCTGGGATGACAGACGCCCAGAAGGAGGCCACCCGGGGCTTCGCCAAGACGATCCAGGCCATCGACTTCCTGGTCGCCATCAACACCCGCGACGAGAACGGGGCCCCCATCGACGTGGGGGGAGACATCACCCAGCTGGCCCCCATCGAGCCCAAGGCGGTGGTGTTCACGCACATCGCCACGCTGCTCGACGAGGCCAAGGTGCACCTGACGGCCGGGGGCACCACGTTCCCCTTCCCCCTGAGCAGCGGCTACGATGGGTTCGACACGCCGCCGGACTTCATCGCGTTCAACCGCGCGATCAAGGCCCGGGTGGAGGTGTATCGGGGCAACTTCACCTCGGCGCTGACGGCGCTGGACGAGTCCTTCCTCGATCTGGCGCAGCCGCTGGAGCTGGGCGTGTACCACACCTACAGCACGTCCTCGGGTGACGCGACCAACGCGCTCTTCAGCAACGGCAACATCATCGCCAACCCGCTCATCGTCACCGAGGCCGAGAACCAGCTCACTGGTGGAATCGACGACCGGGTGGCGCAAAAGATCGGCACGCTCGAGAAGGAGGTCAAATACGACGACGCCATCCGGTCCACGTATGAGTTCATCCTCTACGACTCCGCCTCGGCGCCCGTCCCGATCATCCGCAACGAGGAACTCATCCTCCTGAGGGCCGAGGCGAACATCGGCCTGGGCAACATCCCCACCGCCGCGGAGGACCTCAACTTCATCCGCGTCACCTCGGGCGGCCTCAGCGCGCGCGAGGACATCACCGCGGCCAACGCCCTGGACGAGCTGCTGCGGCAGAAGCGCTACTCGCTGCTGTTCGAGGGCGGTCACCGGTGGATCGACCTGCGCCGGTACAACCGGCTGGAGACCATCGCCACGCCGGACTCGGTCATCAACAGCGCGTTCCCGCTGCCCAGCCCGGAGACCGACGCCCGTAAGTAG
- a CDS encoding M20/M25/M40 family metallo-hydrolase, whose amino-acid sequence MSLKGLAPAALLLWGAAPAFAHVPALPHTAQFTEDRELWITLATDSLDDVQGTLRGPGMTAPAPTRTKNGVSMMKVRESQLFRISELMHEKYKRCAGFLAHETETEASEAMEKAGAPEQPQKALVTYTLDNADTANALIADLQEPNLYDTIVKLSSYTTRYYKSATGAEAALWLKTHWAGLAAGRPDVTVEEFVHTNYNQRSIILTIPGTTNASEVVVVGGHLDSTVGSSGSNPSTLSPGADDDASGIASITEVIRSALAQNYRPERTVKFIGYAAEEAGLLGSQDIARWHKNQGINVVGVLQLDMTNFKGSASYDVGVITDYTNAAQNTFLRSLITTYIPALKIVDTKCNYGCSDHASWHNQGFPASFPFEATFNDSNDYIHTVNDTVAQSGNNAVHAVKFSRVTAAYVAELAKGSVNGTEGDTSPPASVLTSPASGATLVGPVTLTANATDNVAVTKVEFYVDNVLKGSDTTAPYSFVWDTVSTPNGAHVLSAKAYDTRQNVGASPSVSVTVNNPSTLAEYNPTLKVPTCATVNTKCDSGTLLTGRGTLGPEQNAPNTLQGACADLSKGTYHSDESNDRIVVSTVDGTPFATGKAVKIEATVWAYASSPTTDKLDLYYAADATAPVWVSLGTLTPSAGQAQTLTKNYTLPSGGALQAVRARFRYGGSTSTTACGKGEYDDHDDLVFAVTK is encoded by the coding sequence ATGAGTCTCAAAGGTCTTGCCCCAGCAGCCCTGCTGCTGTGGGGCGCTGCTCCCGCATTCGCGCATGTTCCCGCCCTTCCGCACACGGCCCAGTTCACCGAGGACCGGGAGCTGTGGATCACCCTGGCCACCGACTCGCTCGACGACGTCCAGGGGACGTTGAGAGGTCCTGGGATGACCGCTCCGGCGCCGACCCGCACGAAGAACGGCGTGTCGATGATGAAGGTGCGCGAGTCTCAGCTGTTCCGCATCTCCGAGCTGATGCACGAGAAGTACAAGCGCTGCGCGGGCTTCCTGGCCCACGAGACGGAGACAGAGGCCTCCGAGGCCATGGAGAAGGCGGGCGCCCCGGAGCAGCCCCAGAAGGCCCTGGTCACCTACACCCTGGACAACGCCGACACGGCCAACGCGCTCATCGCGGATCTCCAGGAGCCGAACCTCTACGACACCATCGTCAAGCTCTCGAGCTACACGACGCGCTACTACAAGTCGGCGACGGGCGCGGAGGCCGCCCTCTGGCTGAAGACGCACTGGGCAGGCCTCGCCGCGGGCCGGCCGGACGTGACCGTCGAGGAGTTCGTGCACACGAACTACAACCAGCGCTCCATCATCCTGACGATTCCTGGCACCACGAACGCCAGCGAGGTGGTGGTGGTGGGCGGCCACTTGGACTCCACGGTCGGCTCGAGCGGCTCCAACCCCAGCACCCTCTCCCCCGGCGCGGATGACGACGCCTCGGGCATCGCGTCCATCACCGAGGTGATTCGCTCGGCGCTGGCCCAGAACTACCGGCCCGAGCGCACGGTGAAGTTCATCGGCTACGCGGCCGAGGAGGCGGGCCTGCTGGGCTCGCAGGACATCGCCAGGTGGCACAAGAACCAGGGCATCAACGTGGTGGGCGTGCTGCAGCTGGACATGACGAACTTCAAAGGCTCCGCCAGCTACGACGTCGGCGTCATCACCGACTACACGAACGCGGCGCAGAACACCTTCCTGCGCAGCCTCATCACCACGTACATCCCCGCCCTCAAGATTGTCGACACCAAGTGCAACTACGGGTGCTCGGACCACGCCTCGTGGCACAACCAGGGCTTCCCGGCGTCCTTCCCGTTCGAGGCCACCTTCAACGACAGCAATGACTACATCCACACGGTGAATGACACGGTGGCGCAGAGCGGCAACAACGCGGTCCACGCGGTGAAGTTCTCCCGGGTGACGGCCGCCTATGTGGCGGAGCTGGCCAAGGGCTCGGTGAACGGCACCGAGGGAGACACCTCGCCCCCGGCCTCGGTGCTCACCTCGCCTGCCTCGGGCGCCACCTTGGTGGGCCCGGTGACCTTGACCGCCAACGCGACGGACAACGTGGCCGTGACCAAGGTGGAGTTCTACGTGGACAACGTGCTGAAGGGCTCGGACACCACCGCGCCCTACAGCTTTGTCTGGGACACGGTGTCCACCCCCAACGGCGCGCACGTGCTGTCCGCCAAGGCGTACGACACCCGGCAGAACGTGGGCGCGAGCCCCTCGGTCTCCGTGACGGTGAACAACCCCAGCACCCTGGCGGAGTACAACCCCACGCTGAAGGTGCCCACGTGCGCCACGGTGAACACCAAGTGTGACTCGGGAACGCTCCTCACGGGACGTGGCACCCTCGGGCCCGAGCAGAACGCGCCCAACACCCTCCAGGGTGCATGCGCGGACCTGTCCAAGGGCACCTACCACTCGGACGAGTCGAATGACCGCATCGTCGTGTCGACGGTGGATGGCACGCCGTTTGCCACGGGCAAGGCGGTGAAGATTGAAGCCACGGTGTGGGCCTATGCGAGCTCTCCCACCACGGACAAGTTGGACCTGTACTACGCGGCGGACGCCACCGCCCCGGTGTGGGTCTCCCTCGGCACGCTGACGCCGTCCGCCGGGCAGGCGCAGACGCTGACGAAGAACTACACGCTGCCCTCGGGGGGGGCGCTGCAAGCGGTGCGGGCGCGCTTCCGCTACGGGGGGAGCACGAGCACCACCGCCTGTGGCAAGGGCGAGTACGACGACCACGACGACCTCGTCTTCGCCGTCACGAAGTAA
- a CDS encoding RCC1 domain-containing protein, protein MPRPGSRALATAPPLGRAGAGPHASLCAGDSHSLAVHADGTVWAWGASASTPREEGALSRRFAPVPVPGLSDIVSVAAGGAHSLAVRADGTLWAWGGNPYGQLGDGSTTSRTSPVQVAGLIGVRAVATGLGHSLALRADGTVWAWGLNQFGQLGEGTTSQWLTPRPIPGLSGGVSVAAGGFHSLVVRDDDSVWAWGSNDYGELGDGTTLRRAAPRPIPGLRNVAAVAGGCYHSLAVHADGTLSAWGLNSYGQLGDGTFSNRSAPRPVPGLSGVRCVATSFFHSLALRADGTVWAWGLNGYGEQGDGTAARQSPTPRPVPGLGGVLSVATGTFHSLAVNTNGTVSAWGHNGQGQLGDGTATHRSTPVTVLKR, encoded by the coding sequence ATGCCACGTCCGGGTTCTAGAGCGCTCGCCACGGCCCCGCCCTTGGGACGTGCCGGAGCGGGCCCCCACGCCTCGCTGTGCGCAGGAGATTCTCACTCGTTGGCGGTGCACGCCGATGGCACCGTCTGGGCCTGGGGGGCCAGCGCCTCCACCCCTCGGGAAGAAGGGGCGCTCAGCCGGCGCTTCGCGCCCGTGCCGGTGCCTGGGCTGAGCGACATCGTCTCCGTGGCCGCCGGGGGGGCGCACTCCCTGGCGGTGCGCGCCGATGGCACCCTCTGGGCGTGGGGCGGCAACCCGTATGGCCAGTTGGGCGATGGCTCCACCACCTCCCGCACCTCGCCGGTGCAGGTGGCCGGGCTGATCGGGGTGCGCGCCGTGGCCACGGGCCTGGGGCATTCGCTGGCGCTGCGCGCGGATGGCACCGTCTGGGCCTGGGGGCTCAACCAGTTCGGCCAGCTCGGCGAAGGCACCACCTCCCAATGGCTCACGCCCCGGCCCATCCCCGGACTGAGCGGCGGGGTCTCCGTGGCCGCGGGGGGCTTCCACTCGCTGGTGGTGCGGGACGATGACTCCGTCTGGGCCTGGGGCTCCAACGACTATGGCGAACTGGGCGATGGCACCACCCTGCGCCGCGCCGCGCCCCGGCCCATCCCCGGGCTGAGGAACGTGGCTGCCGTGGCCGGTGGGTGTTACCACTCGCTGGCAGTGCACGCCGATGGCACCCTGTCGGCCTGGGGGCTCAACAGCTATGGCCAACTGGGCGATGGCACCTTCTCCAACCGCTCCGCGCCCCGCCCCGTGCCTGGGTTGAGCGGCGTGCGCTGCGTGGCCACGAGCTTCTTCCACTCCTTGGCGCTGCGCGCGGATGGCACCGTCTGGGCCTGGGGCCTCAATGGCTATGGAGAGCAGGGCGATGGGACGGCTGCCCGCCAGTCCCCCACGCCGCGGCCGGTTCCCGGGTTGGGCGGCGTGCTCTCCGTGGCCACGGGAACCTTCCACTCGCTGGCGGTGAACACCAATGGCACCGTCTCGGCCTGGGGACACAACGGCCAGGGCCAGTTGGGCGACGGGACGGCCACCCACCGCTCCACGCCCGTCACCGTCCTGAAGCGTTGA